The Bacteroidota bacterium genome contains the following window.
AAAAAATCAGCTATTCTGCTGTTTGGGTTGTTAGTGATTTCTATTATTTTTTCTTCAACATATTTTAAAATCGTTGCAGGAATAATTCCTCTTATTCCTCCTCCGTCAAGTGATAAAATTCTTAATTTTTTCATATTTTTAATATTTATTTGCAAAACCTTTTTTCAATAACTCCTCATTTAAGCTAATCTCAGAATCTTTAAAAAATATTTCAGCAATGTATCTTCCGTAAACACCAGCCTTGCTTGTTTTGATTATGAATTCATTGTTGTTTTTTTCAAATCTTTCAACAACAAAATTTGTTGCTTGCATACCTTTTTTATATTCCTCCGAATCCTTTTTTTGCCTCCATGTTTCAGGAGTGTTAACTCC
Protein-coding sequences here:
- a CDS encoding thermonuclease family protein; protein product: MYEYKAILKRVVDGDTMDVIIDIGFKLTTEQRIRLKGVNTPETWRQKKDSEEYKKGMQATNFVVERFEKNNNEFIIKTSKAGVYGRYIAEIFFKDSEISLNEELLKKGFANKY